In Acanthopagrus latus isolate v.2019 chromosome 6, fAcaLat1.1, whole genome shotgun sequence, the genomic window atggtttattttatgttttgcatttaatgctgaattgaCAAGAAGGCACCAGTGATTTAGATTCTGTCAGATTTTGTGTTTCACAACGTTTATAAAGTCTCTTCTTACTCAACAACACTTAAAATGAGTTGATTTgtgaagggagtctggtgatgtgaTACCTGAGTTACAATTCTTCTTGTGTCAGTGGAGTATGCAGCCcagaccacctctgaatgtggtcCGAGTGATCAGATCTCAGATACGTCCTCAGTGTGTCTTGGGTTTGTTCACACCTGTACTCAGAGCTGTCCAcctgtgatcggatcactcaggatgTCGGTACCGGGTCAGAACAGCCTCTAAGTCTCACCTTTCTTTGCTACCTGCAGCCACACGACTCCACCACCATGTCCTCGTACTGCTTGTAGACGACGTTATTGGCTGAGTCGATGTACAGAATGCTGATTGGACTGAGTCGTGTCGGGACGCAGCAGGTCGGCGGCGTCGACTCCGGGTCCATGGAGTTCATCAGGGTCTGTATGATGGCGTGGTTGGTCGGCTCGAGGTGCGAGCGGATGGGGAAGTCGCAGACGCCATCGCAGTGAAAAGCCTCGTACTCCAGCGGCGCGATGATCCAGTCGTCCCAGCCCATCTCCTTGAAGTTCACATGGAGTCGTCTCCGGTGACACCGCGGCCTCGTCTGGGTCTTCACCAGCTGATGTTGGGGGAGGGACTGCGGCGGCGGCTGCAGAGTTTTTTTAGCGCCTCTTGCGGCGGGAGCTCGCCGCATCCGTCGCTGGGTGAACAGATACTCGTAGACAGTTTTGTTGTCGTGGCCCGACCGCGCTTTGATCTCGTTGTAGAAAAGGTCGCGCTTCTTGCTTTTACCGAACGCCAGGAGGAAGGCCTTTTCCTTGTTGGTCCTGCCGGGTCGGGCGAACCCCAGCAGGCGCAGGTCCAGGGGGCGGCCGCCTCTGTGCTCCAGGGCCTCCAGTTCAAAGCAaagctgctggttctgctgggTTTTGGCGCCTTTGAAGGCTTTCCAAATATCAAACACTTCCCACTTGCTGGCGAATCCGCCTCCACCCAGCAGATCCTCCAGGGTCTTCATCTGGAGCAGGACAGCCTGTTGTTTACCTGACGCACAGGTGTACAGCTTCAGGCACGGGGacgagcctcctcctcctccgtcagcgGCCGACGGTCCCATCGAGACTCTGCGAGGGTCCGACAGACGCTTCCTCAGGATGCGCAGCTCGGCCCCCAGGAGTCCGTCTCGTTCCAGAGAGCTGACGTTGAAGTGATACCGCTGTCGTCTCAGCTGAGGGCCGCGCTCGTCTGTGAGAAGACACGAAGACACAAACATGAGtccagactgacagagagaaacattcATGACACACATGAGTTGTGGACACATAAAGAGTTCAGGTGGTTTGAGTTTAATAAATCAGTTTTCCATCTCATGTCAATCGTTATTTGAATGATCTGATATGGATTCATATCATCCTGTCATCGATCAGTTTCTACGTCTTGTCCTGTGAATGCAGACGCACTTCTGTCTGCGCACTTCATGTTGCATTCAGGTGCTTCTCGTAAAATCAGAAACCAAATTAAACACTGACTGTAGAGAGGCTGCTGGACCTCGCACCACAAAATGTCCTAAAACCATTTCATTAACTTATTAACATCAACGTTTCTAATTCTAATAACACAACATCTAATAACTTGTACAATTTATAAAACGCAAATatcagaataaaatgtgtttttctttaaccaCAATATCCCCAAACTGGATCACTGTCATCACCTCGGGTAATTTATAACAGGATTATAACTTGTTTtatagtcacacacacacacacacagtcgtctcacacacacacgcacacagtcgtcacacactcacacacacacacacacacacacacacacacacacacacacacacacacacacacacacacagtcgtcacacacacacgcagaaacaTCAGGAATGGGgcgtttggtgtgtgtgtagtgttttctTTGGTCGTCAGTGAGGGAAACCAGCGAACCTCCGTGTCCAAATGAGATCCAGCAatgaattacacacacacacacacacacacacacacacacacacacacacaccagcagcagcagcacttcttCTCACGTCATCCCCCCGCCTCCCCATCCAGGACTTTAGCTTGCATTGAAAAGTACATTAGAACCAGACAGGGAGACCACATCGGACTGTAAACAGGCCTGTTAGTACGGACCTGCAGCGATTCACCACCGACGGACGGATAACCAGCATCTGCTGTAGAGgaaacaaaccacacacacacacacacacacacaaacacacacacacacacacaccctggccCTTCTATGTGGAAGATCTGATTAAAGCTCAAACTGAGGgttttaaaacaggaagtgtttacAGGACGTCAGTTCAGTCAGACTCTCCGTCGGCTGTAAAGTCAAAGTGAAACTACGTCgtcatcttgttttttaaagttacaGGTGATGAATccctgatttgatttgactttcaGACCTTCacgttttcatcagtttttgattttaaacattttattcagcCACGTCACTGAATCAGAGCTCCGCCTCCTCcaactttgaaaaatgtatacatGTCGCTGTTGTAAACTGAGTGATAATGATTGACAGCTATTTGACATGATTTTCTGTCATATTTCTTGCCAGATGACAGTTTTTTTATAATCTGCTCATTTGCTGCAGAATTTGctatgatgtgtttttattgagtATTTAGCTTCTGCACGCTTGTATTGGAAATATGTACATCGTGTCAATGAAGCCAtgtcaggagagaaagaaaagaaagaaattgtcTCATTGGCACTTTTAGCTGTtggtatttttatatttgtaatatCGGATCAGCGCcgctctgctgctcctcctggagttaatgaaacaaacagctgctgagccACAAAACAGCAGGAAATCTGAATAATAAACACGCTAAGAGatcaagaagaaaagaaaagaacaaatagggaatatttatgtcatttttagGTGCAGGAAATGTTTTCCAAGAGAAttaataacttaaaaacaagcTTCGTACACCGACGTGTGCTGTGTAGTAACCTGACTGTTCAACATAAACTCAGTTACTGGATTccttatttatttgtctgtctttaACCCGGTTGTCACGGGTCCGTTTGGGTGgattaaacacagtttgttaaTCATGACCGCGCCTGTCCTTGGAGGGTgctaaagaaagaaagaaagaaagaaagaaagaaagagaagggaggCGAGTTGAGGTGTCAGGCCATCAGTTACACCTCCAGCATGCGGAGGAGGTCACCAGCGATTTGCTGAGGACACACTAAACAAATAAAGCGCAAATTAAAAGTACATTAAGTGCTTTCAGTGTAAACCTTTAGCCGGGCTAAGAATATTAAACTGTGGTCATTTAAACATTGTTTCAAACAGTTTTACACCGTTAAGATAACATTACACAGGGCGGCCGAGCCGACCGCGGCCCAGAGGAGTGTTTATTTACCCTCCTGAGGCCGTAGATCACTGACAGACCAGAtggctggaaacacacacacacacacacacacacacacacacacacacacacacacacacacacacacacacacacaggatccaATGCTTAAAGCTCCTGGAAACATAAAGTTCATCTTAAAACTcaactgatgtttttcatcaggTGATGTTTCATTGCACAAACGATGAGCAAACAACCCAACATCTAAATATAAAGCAagatatctgtctgtctgtctgtctgtctgtctgtctgtctgtctgtctgtcggaTCCAGAACTGTTCGGGCcgatctacttcacacttggcaggtttgttgctgaggacttGAGGACGTGACACATTTAATCTGAGTCAGTTTTGAGCAGACAGCGGGGGGCGGGGCCTCAGGGGTCTGACTTCATGGAAGCTGAGCTCACACAagatctcatggggaagcagacgtaaacaacaTGACGTGCTGTAGTAACGAGTCACAGTGAGAgtacaaacaaaagcagaacgAGTCTTTGAGAGCTGGATGTGAGACGTTAAGTGTCTGACGACAGCAGcgtgctagctaacgttagcctcgaAAACACTCCGTCTCACTTCAaaccataaaacacacaaattcaaaaatCTGTCGTGTTAAATAACTAAAACTTCTACAACAGTAAGAAGACGGACTGAGgaccttaaagggatagttcaacATGCTGCTTAGCTTCGCATTCACAAAATATGAACATCATGAGCTGTACAACTCTGCACATCTTGATAAATGTGCACAAAACCTGCCATTTAAAATCATCACGGTGCTCTTTACACTTCAGTTCAGTCTGGATTTaacaaagacatatttttgcATCATTCTTCTTCTCCAACTCTCTGCAGGAAAAGCTAACAAGCGTCTCCCCAAACtgttgaactgctcctttaacaaaCACGCTGTGGTGATATTTGGAAGCGTGACGTCTCTCTCAGCTTCCTGCAGCTTTGATGTCAGCTCCAGCACACTTATGAGTAACAGTCGTCTCTTTTCCCATCGTTCCCCTCCAGATGTCGTTTCCAGCGCCGCCCTCCTCCGCTAACCTCCAGGCTGCTGTCTGACCTGCAGTCTCTCCCTCATCAGCACCACTGACACTCTGCTGCGGATCATGTTCGCAATAATGACCCGAGAAACAATAATCAGACGGTGAGCTGCTTCAGGTGTCCACAGACTGGAGACAGGCGGTGGAGACATGATGGACCGCAGTAGAGTCCATTTATGTCCTTATGTCACAGTGATATTCCAAATGTGTGATATTTTAAAGTTAAAGGAGAACTGGAAAGGTGCTATAAGTAGAGACGTAGAGCGCCAGAGTCCATGTGACACCAAGTTATTACAAAGTGTAATTAGACATTTTTCAACTTCAGTCACAGGCGTCTGAAGAAGACGGGAAACGCTACAGGCTGGATTCAAACCTCCGGTCTGAAGCTCGGCCTGCTGCCCTCAGAACCTTCATCGAGCAGAAGGCTGGATAACAGCTCACCTGGTAGAGTTCAGGTGTCGTTCAGACTATTGAGTTTAACACCAGAAGTTCATATCCAGCCTTTAGTTTTTGTTGCGAGCTGAAGTTAGATTTTatgaaaattaaatctgaaCCAAAAGAACTTCTCTAAACGTCCCCGTCAGGTCGTCACCAGTGAAGCAGGGACACTGAAAAGGAGCtcctgttagcctgttagctcagttagccgtgcagatACCAGGACCACCACAGGGAGTTTCAGTGATTATCATCACCTAGATAGATGGACTGCTGGGAGAAAGATGTTTTCGGGCCTGAGGCTAGctggctaacatgctaactaacatctcataaacacacaaaaaccgTCAgaactttttatttcttcacgttctgttgatagttttagtcaatttgttgatgttttgaaattCTAACATATCGCAACTTTAAAATATTTcttgatttaatattttttatatttaatatttataatattggCAGGGTACATATAACAAAGTTAAACggtataaactgtgttttcctttaacatcaatttgtttgtgtaatttattcagtcataaaaataaaaatagtttgattattcagtttgtttctcagccaatgaggatctctgtcttcttctgtaaaactacagactgctcctttaagttcTGGAGCTAAAGGAATGAGGTTTTGTTCCAACTAAGAGAATAAACGTCACATTTTCTTCATAATGAAACTCTCTTGTGTGGTTCAGAGACAGGAGCCTCGTCACACAGGTGTGTTTACCTTGTCCTCTATCCACGAAGCTGGTGATGGTGTTGGCCAGACCCGCTTCATGCAGCGCGCTGCTGTTCAGGTCCCCGGAGGACAGAGACCAGTACAGAGACAGCATGTAGTCGTGAGGAGTAACCAGCGGCTGTTTGTG contains:
- the gdf5 gene encoding growth/differentiation factor 5; translated protein: MKVVKRLSLLLSCWTLIYLDPVLGSLSRTRPTERHHQRLGEAAEHAAGGGQGEQIHRRTGEGNGGSAPAAGRQAVTGPGTWKPSPGSPARITRIRAGPPLIKGETTVIKSKITAASSSTAPRTGAVPVNRAQLQQQHRDRAVSLGRREAARSWLPGGDGKAPAALSAHAAGRGVGPAAVGGGRGGSPGKPSGKAASRAGAAAPVRTASPQRAAGAHKQQQSAAPAAQRGASSKSPKVSDHKQPLVTPHDYMLSLYWSLSSGDLNSSALHEAGLANTITSFVDRGQDERGPQLRRQRYHFNVSSLERDGLLGAELRILRKRLSDPRRVSMGPSAADGGGGGSSPCLKLYTCASGKQQAVLLQMKTLEDLLGGGGFASKWEVFDIWKAFKGAKTQQNQQLCFELEALEHRGGRPLDLRLLGFARPGRTNKEKAFLLAFGKSKKRDLFYNEIKARSGHDNKTVYEYLFTQRRMRRAPAARGAKKTLQPPPQSLPQHQLVKTQTRPRCHRRRLHVNFKEMGWDDWIIAPLEYEAFHCDGVCDFPIRSHLEPTNHAIIQTLMNSMDPESTPPTCCVPTRLSPISILYIDSANNVVYKQYEDMVVESCGCR